The region AGGAGAAAAAGATCCGTGATGGATTGCTGATTGACCCAGCGCCCAGCAGCGGCACACTCGCCATTCTCATGGAACACGTTCTCGTTATCCCCCGCGCCCTTTTTGATTCCCTCGGTAGCTTTCAAGGTTTTCAGCCTGAGGTGGAGCGCTACCTGAACGCCATTCTGGCTCCTGGCGCGAATTTTTTTATGGAACGCCCTGCGGCAGAGGCAGACCCGACGCATAAGCAACTCATTCCATATTCCATCTTCAAACACGGAGATCGTTATCTCTGTTACACCCGTGGCGGTAGCTCTGGTGAAAAACGTCTGGTGGCAAAGCGCAGCATCGGCATCGGGGGACATATCAATCCCGTGGATCAGGCGCAGGATCAAATGGGCGAGGCGATGTATTTTAACAGCATCGAACGCGAGATTTCCGAAGAGCTCCAGATGGGTGGCACGCACACGCAGCGGGTCATCGGTCTCATCAACGATGACTCCAGTGAGGTGGGGAGTGTGCACTTAGGAGTGGTGCATGTCTTTGAACTCAGCAGTGATGATGTGCAGTCCAATGAAGATGCTATCCAGGATCTGCGTTTTGTTTCTTTGGAGGAGCTTTTAGCTCAAAAAGACAGCTTGGAAAGTTGGTCGCAAATCTGTGTGACTCACCTCGCCACGTTGTGATGGTCGTGGGGTCGGGGGCTGACTCACTTGAAGACTCGCTTGAGCACGGCTTTCTCCTCAGGGGTCAGGGTTTCCCGCCAGACCTGCTCTCCCCCCAGACCTTGATGTTGAGCCTGGCCTGCAGCGATCGGTCCTGCATAGGTTTTATCCACCTCATGTTTGCCGTCTTTAATGCCCAAGACACTGCTGAGTTGAGCACGTGACAGGTCACTGTTGGAAACGGCTTCATTCTTCTCCGTTCCAAAGTCATTTTCCTCATTGGCAAGCGTCAAGGGTGCAGTACCTGGGCCACGGCTGACGTCTCCTGCGCCTGGGCTTTCTCCCTCGCCTTCGCCAGTGCCGGGACTTTGTTTGAACTGATTCAGCATTTCGGCAAGTTCATCATCTTCGCCTTCACCATCGCCTAAAAAACCTGGGTTTTGGCTGAGGCCCTGGGATTCTTTGGCTCCTTTTTTTAGGGTCTCGCGGAGTTGATCAAGCTGGTTCTTGGATAGAGAAGGAATGTTCTTTGGATCCATCTGGGCCAGCTCTTTGAGCAGGGCAGGATTGAGTTCCAGCGCACTGGATTGCAATCCTTTGACGGCCTCATCCAGGTCTTTGAGCAGTTGTTCTTTGCCTGCCTGAGACAACTTGTCCGCGTGATTTTGCAGTGCGTTCAGACTTCTCTCGGCAGTCTTTAAATTTTGGGCGATTTCAGCCAGATCACGCTGCAGTTGTTCTTTCAGTGTGTCTGTGGCATGCAGGCTGTCATGGCTGAACCATTGGTCTGGTGGCTGATCTCGTAGGTTCGTGACCTTGGCCGCTTGCTCTTCCTTTTCTTCTGGAGTGATGAGTTTTTCTTCTTCTAACTTTTGGAGCCACTCGTCCATCTGCTGCCAGGCTTGGGGCTGCATCGCGGGCAATGAGGGAAGGACTTCATGCGATAAGGGCATCCAGAAGGCGAGGGCTAGGCATGCAGCGCTGCTCAGCCATGGGGTGGTGATGTGGAACCAGTGCCACTTCCAACCATCCGTAGGAGCAGCCTGAATAGCTGGCCAGGGGCCATGCCCTGCCTGGGCCACGCTGAGGGCATTGTGTAGATGGAGGTGCGATTCCAGCCGTATCAGTGCTTGTGTGGGAGTGATGAAGTGAGCCCGTGCGCGCCAGAACGCGGTGAACAAAGCGAGCGCCAGTGCTAAGAGGAGCCCGGAGAGGAGAGGGACCTCATTTTGATCTTGGGTGCGCCACCAAAGGATGGCAATAAAACCCAGGATACCTCCCATAATAAGAGATGGGGTGAGGCAAGCGAGGAACCAGCCTAGATTGACCTTCCTAGCCGTCAGCTTTGCCTGCTGCTGCCAGTGGATTAGTCGAGCGGCGTGTTCGTCCATGCTTAGATTATGTTAAGCGACTGTAAGAGCGCTGGCCAGTGTCATGGCAAATTTTTTCAATCGTGCAGATTGCTGGATAGTTTCATATTTTCTGCCTCATTAGGCATAAACATAGCTATCTAATTTCGTTATTCCTTTCCTTATGTCTGATTCCCTCTCCGATGATCTTCCTGAGCTGCTTTCAGAGGGGAGGACGGGTGCAAGTGATGGGTTTCCCTCTCTGGAGGAGTTGGGGCAACTACTGCCCCAGTATGAGATGCACCAAGTGATTGGAATCGGAGGCATGGGGGCCGTGTATTTGGCGCGACAACCGCATCTGGATCGATGGGTTGCCTTGAAGGTACTGCCTGCCTCAGCGGCTCAAAATCCGGAAGATTCTGAACGCTTTAATACAGAAGCTCGTGCCATGGCACGGTTAGCTCACCCGCACATCGTTGCGGTGTTTGATTTTGGGCAGACGGCTGCGGGGCATTTGTATCTAGCGATGGAATACGTGGAGGGTGCAGACTTGCATTGGCGAACTCGGGCAGGGGAAATCACGCCCGAGCGAGCAAGAGCCGTCATCGCCCAGCTTTGTGAGGCTTTGCAATACGCGCACGAGCACGGGGTGATTCATCGCGATATTAAGCCTGCCAATATCCTCATCACGCCGGATTGGCAGGTGAAGGTGGTGGATTTTGGCCTGGCGCGAGACTTGACCCTCCAGCCTTCAGTGGATGTTTCCGAATACGGCACACCTGATTACACTGCGCCAGAGCGTTTTATCGCAGGTGCACCGGTGGATCACCGTGCGGATGTTTATTCATTGGGGGTCGTGATCCATGAAATTCTCACGGGCAAGACTCCGCGTGCGGCTGGTGCTTCCGCTGGGCTTGGTTTGCCGGATGGATTTGCCGGCGTACTTTCCAAATGCCTCATGCATGATCCTGCACGGCGCTACCAAAAAGCCAGTGATGTGCGTGCGGCCCTTCTTGCCGCAGCGGCGACGGCACAGAAAAAAGCAGCCATAGCTCCCGTGAATCCGCCGACAGCAGGGCCAAGACGTTATCCTGCACCCATGCAGACGGCCCCAACTCCAGTGGCCGACTCTGCTTGGCTGGGAACGCTGGGATGGGCACTGGCATGTGTGGTTGCGTTAGGGGGCCTAGGTTGGTTGGTTTGGAAAGATCATTTCCAAAAGCCCTTGGTTTTGACTGAAAGCGAGGCCCTGGCCTCCATGCCCTCCCCAGTGGTAGAACCCCAAGTAGAACCTATGACTGAAGCTCCAAAGGTGACCTCCGCAGTGCAGACCATGGAGCCGGGAAATTCTTCGGTGATGGGTGCCAACAATTCGATGGCGGAGTCCGTTGCTTTGGAGTCTCCCTCGATGAATCAAACCATTCCGACGACCGTGGCTCTCATCGCCTCCACCGCCTCTGCTCTGAGTGTGGACTATGCGCGACAGATTAAGCCCATCTTGGCCGCCAAATGCTATGAATGCCACAGTGAGGAGAAGGGGAAAGAGAAGGGAGACGTGGCGCTGGATACGGAAGCGAAATTGAAGGCCATCATTGGCCCTGACCAATACATCATTCCAGGAAATCCGGCTGTAAGTGTCATGCTCCGCATCTGTAAACTGCCGGATGATGATGAGGACGTGATGCCTCCTAGAGGAAAAAATCGTCTAACGGCTGCTGAAATCGCCCTGCTGGAAACATGGATCAAAGAAG is a window of Prosthecobacter dejongeii DNA encoding:
- a CDS encoding serine/threonine-protein kinase; its protein translation is MSDSLSDDLPELLSEGRTGASDGFPSLEELGQLLPQYEMHQVIGIGGMGAVYLARQPHLDRWVALKVLPASAAQNPEDSERFNTEARAMARLAHPHIVAVFDFGQTAAGHLYLAMEYVEGADLHWRTRAGEITPERARAVIAQLCEALQYAHEHGVIHRDIKPANILITPDWQVKVVDFGLARDLTLQPSVDVSEYGTPDYTAPERFIAGAPVDHRADVYSLGVVIHEILTGKTPRAAGASAGLGLPDGFAGVLSKCLMHDPARRYQKASDVRAALLAAAATAQKKAAIAPVNPPTAGPRRYPAPMQTAPTPVADSAWLGTLGWALACVVALGGLGWLVWKDHFQKPLVLTESEALASMPSPVVEPQVEPMTEAPKVTSAVQTMEPGNSSVMGANNSMAESVALESPSMNQTIPTTVALIASTASALSVDYARQIKPILAAKCYECHSEEKGKEKGDVALDTEAKLKAIIGPDQYIIPGNPAVSVMLRICKLPDDDEDVMPPRGKNRLTAAEIALLETWIKEGASLTSSAAKTPVHAPLTWTSSDGKAIEASFVTLVGDQITLRMSDTQREFTFPLSRLSAESQAQAKAAAAK